The genomic segment CCGGCGCATTGGCACATGCCTATCTGATTTATCAAAATATCGATCCGGCTTTTGCTCAGCAATGTTTAGATGCGGCAGTAGCGGCATGGGGGTATTTGGAGGCGCATCCGGAGCTGATCAAAACGCCTAACACAGGCAGGTGGCCTTACGATGTGACAGACGACTCGGCTAACCGTCTTTGGGCTGCAGGCTCCTTGTATCGGTCGACCGGCGTTGCCAAATACAATGATTATTTTGTTGCAAACTACACGGAAATGGGGCAGTTTTTCGAGCATCCCCTTGATTTCGCCAGCGGTTGGGAAAATACATGGAATACAGGCTTCTTCAGCTATATGAAGGCTGCTAATAAAAATGCTGGAGTCGTAAGCTGGTATACGACCAAATTCCAGCAATGGTTCAATGATAAAGTGAACAGATATAACGAAAGCGCTTGGAAAAGTATCGTAAAAGACGGCAACTATTATTGGGGAATTACAATGCAGTATGCCGATACGCCGATGGAAATGATCATTGGCACCAAATTGCTGGGAACCTTCGAGACTAACCGCGCGATTATTAATGACATTACTTATAGCCAGTTAGGCTGGATCCTTGGCCAGAATCCGGTAGGCGTATCCTTCGTATCGGGGTATGGCGATAACAGCGTTAAGTATCCGTTCAGCATTATGTTCAGAACAGATGGCTTGCCGGGGGTTCCGAAGGGGTATTTGGTCGGAGGACCGAATAGATACTCCAACGATGAGACGGTAGGAAATCAAATTTCGAGATTTGCAGCGAAAAACTATCATGATAACTTCCAGGAATGGACGACAAACGAGCATACCGTCTATTGGAATTCGGGGCTAGTGTTTGTTGCTGCATTCGCAACGGGAAGCGGCAGCAATTCGGTCATCAGTCCGACGACCGCTGTCTTTGACAAAAATGCCGCCATGCAGGCGAATGTTCCGGTGACGCTGACGCTAAACGGCAACACGCTCACCAGCATTAAGAACGGTACGTCGTCCCTCGTTGCGGGCACGGACTACACCGTTTCAGGCAGCACGGTCACCCTGCAAAAAAGCTATCTCGCTCAGCAAGCCGTAGGAACGACGAATCTCGCTTTCCTGTTTAATGCCGGTTCCTCTGCTTCGCTATCCATCACAGTGAGTGATTCGTCGGTTAGCAACTCGGCTATCAGTCCGACGACCGCTAGCTTTGACAAGAATACCGCCTTACAGGCGAATATTCCAGTGACGCTGACGTTGAACGGCAATACGCTGACTGGCATTAAGAATGGCACAGCTACCCTAGTTGCCGGTACAGACTACATTGTATCGGGTACGACGGTGACGATTCAGAAGGCTTATCTGGCCGCCCAGCCGGTGGGAACAACGACGCTGACGTTCAACTTCAGCGCAGGAGCGAATGCGGCTCTGGCGGTATCCGTAATAAATACCACCTCCAGCGGCAGCGGGGCCATCAAGGTACAGCAGTATAATTCCACCGTTACAGCTACGAGCAACACGCTGAACCCGCGGATTAAGCTGACGAACACCGGCACTTCCGCCATTAATATGTCGGACGTGAAGCTGCGTTATTATTACACGATCGATGGGGAGATCGCCCAGAACTTTTTTTGCGACTGGTCGCATGTCGGCAGCAGCAATGTAACGGGCACCTTCGTCAAGCTGGCGACTCCCCTGACCGGGGCCGACCACTATCTGGAGATCGGCTTTACGAGCGGAGCCGGAAGCTTGGCTGCGGGAGCCAGCATTGAGATTCAGCTGCGCGTGTCCAAGTCCGATTGGTCGAACTACTCGCAGACGGGGGATTACTCCTTCGACCCGACCCATACGGCTTACGCCGATTGGAGCAAAACGACCGGCTACATCGCAGGCGCTCTCCAATGGGGAACGGAGCCGTGAACAAAATAACGAAACCATTATTGCCGCTTAAATAGCATGAATCATAAAACCTCCATTACCGCTTTAACAGCGGAGTGGGGGTTTTGCGGTTACAGGTATCCAGCCAGTCAGCAGGGCTCCGCCCTCTGAGTGGTTATCCGCAGCAAGCTCGCCTCCATGGCGCCTAATAATTTTTTGCGAAATGGTCAACCCTAACCCGCTGCCTCCGGTTAACCGGTAGCTAAAGCTTACAAAGCCGAACGGAATTCAGGCAACATCCTGTTTTCCGTTCGGCTTTCGCTTCGTGTTTTTAAAGCTGCGCTTCAAGAGACTGAAACATATGATTGGCCATATCTGAGTAGTTGTAGGCGGGGTGTGGCAGTCCAATTTGCAAAGTGGCCCACATCGCATTCCAGAACTGAACGATAAAGATCATGTCATCGAGAGAGGGTAGCAGGCCGGATGCTTCCTCCGCGCCAAAATAATACGAAAGCAGCTGTTCCTTCTGTGACGCTGTAAACGAGAAGCCCATACAGGCAAGATCAAACAGAATATCGCCCATACCCGCATACTCCCAATCAAGCAGACGAACGGAACCATCATATAGAAAGTTATTGGCAAACGGATCGTTATGGCATAACCCGCGGAAACGGGAGGATGCCTGTGCTCTGCTATGCTGAATTTTCAGCAGCTTATCCATAAGGCGATCAAGTGATGCTGGCAATGGCAGCTGTCTCTTCCTCGCACTGCGAATGCGATCCTCAATATCCTGATAAGGGGAAAATTCATAGGGGATAGGAGGCATTTGGTGAATTTTTTTGAAAAGGGCTGCGATCTCTTCCATATGTTCTACTAATTCTTGATTTTGAAATTCGCGCCCAGGCAGAAACTGTGTAATCATATGCCCAGTTTCCGGATTGAAGTATAGTAATTGGGGTGCTACCGCTAATCCATCCAAAGCCTGCAAAGCCGCCGATTCAGCGTAACGATTAATGCCTAGCTCCGTGGATTGAGTACCGCCGATTCGTACCGCAACCTTTTGCCCGCCGCAGGAAACGATATAGTTGCGGTTGGTCAG from the Paenibacillus sp. BIHB 4019 genome contains:
- a CDS encoding glycoside hydrolase family 9 protein, translating into MRKKVSLILAFTMFVTILFSNPIETNAATPEAPAGWRNLLDYQIFRNTTDGWAGDSGFGLETENSKLPIDWTVTHNGLPSLLLNTKTPTSPSWFNALVAVAGWKAYNFTPYYANGFLEFNIKGNAGGESFLLGFKDRVFERAAGEEITTTVNISSYASITTNWTHVKIPLKDLIQVSQGIDPSSIDTLSIKNNGFQPLKVWLNDIRVTSPDKEKEYAPIKVNQVGYPVNGVKQALVTGFEDVLTVDAGTPFSVINAANHSTAYSGTLVLTKNYDAIDSGERIFTADFTQLTVPGKYYVALQGLQNSPEFSIGNPNDIYGPFLVDVSRYFYYQRTGINITSPYTQNYQRTDFTPDTAVPLMSNPSIKKDVSKGWYDAGDKGKYVNAGAKALSDLFWAYEIMPEKFTDSQFNIPESGNGIPDILDEARWELEWMLKMQDAASGGFYARVTYQDDDNLLNREIIDKDTVSPRTNIKTTSDTATAAGALAHAYLIYQNIDPAFAQQCLDAAVAAWGYLEAHPELIKTPNTGRWPYDVTDDSANRLWAAGSLYRSTGVAKYNDYFVANYTEMGQFFEHPLDFASGWENTWNTGFFSYMKAANKNAGVVSWYTTKFQQWFNDKVNRYNESAWKSIVKDGNYYWGITMQYADTPMEMIIGTKLLGTFETNRAIINDITYSQLGWILGQNPVGVSFVSGYGDNSVKYPFSIMFRTDGLPGVPKGYLVGGPNRYSNDETVGNQISRFAAKNYHDNFQEWTTNEHTVYWNSGLVFVAAFATGSGSNSVISPTTAVFDKNAAMQANVPVTLTLNGNTLTSIKNGTSSLVAGTDYTVSGSTVTLQKSYLAQQAVGTTNLAFLFNAGSSASLSITVSDSSVSNSAISPTTASFDKNTALQANIPVTLTLNGNTLTGIKNGTATLVAGTDYIVSGTTVTIQKAYLAAQPVGTTTLTFNFSAGANAALAVSVINTTSSGSGAIKVQQYNSTVTATSNTLNPRIKLTNTGTSAINMSDVKLRYYYTIDGEIAQNFFCDWSHVGSSNVTGTFVKLATPLTGADHYLEIGFTSGAGSLAAGASIEIQLRVSKSDWSNYSQTGDYSFDPTHTAYADWSKTTGYIAGALQWGTEP
- a CDS encoding choline kinase family protein; translation: MSNAESGQIEAASLEQVYTLIRDELGWERQATMVEFQKSGLTNRNYIVSCGGQKVAVRIGGTQSTELGINRYAESAALQALDGLAVAPQLLYFNPETGHMITQFLPGREFQNQELVEHMEEIAALFKKIHQMPPIPYEFSPYQDIEDRIRSARKRQLPLPASLDRLMDKLLKIQHSRAQASSRFRGLCHNDPFANNFLYDGSVRLLDWEYAGMGDILFDLACMGFSFTASQKEQLLSYYFGAEEASGLLPSLDDMIFIVQFWNAMWATLQIGLPHPAYNYSDMANHMFQSLEAQL